One genomic region from Spirulina subsalsa PCC 9445 encodes:
- a CDS encoding photosystem I reaction center subunit III, producing MRKLLALILVMTLWFNFAPSASADEYGLVPCSESSAYIQKSKSFRNTTDDPLSGKKRAERYAQALCGPEGYPHLIVDGSLSHAGDFLIPSILFLYITGWIGWVGRSYLIAIRGDKDAEMKEIIIDVPLAFKFMLGGFAWPLAALAEFTSGKLTAKDTEIPISPR from the coding sequence ATGCGAAAGTTGTTAGCTTTGATTCTAGTAATGACGCTGTGGTTCAATTTTGCTCCCTCAGCCTCCGCCGATGAGTACGGCCTAGTGCCTTGTAGCGAGTCTTCTGCTTATATCCAGAAGTCTAAAAGCTTCCGGAACACCACTGATGATCCCCTGTCTGGCAAAAAACGCGCTGAACGTTATGCTCAAGCCCTCTGTGGCCCGGAAGGGTATCCTCACTTAATCGTGGATGGTAGCCTCTCCCACGCGGGCGACTTCTTAATCCCCAGTATTCTGTTCCTGTATATTACAGGCTGGATTGGTTGGGTCGGACGTTCTTATCTGATCGCCATTCGTGGGGACAAAGACGCTGAAATGAAAGAAATCATCATTGATGTGCCTCTCGCTTTTAAATTTATGTTAGGGGGCTTTGCTTGGCCTTTAGCGGCTTTAGCTGAGTTTACTTCCGGCAAATTAACCGCCAAGGATACCGAAATCCCCATTTCCCCCCGTTAG